Proteins found in one Haloferax litoreum genomic segment:
- a CDS encoding APC family permease, translated as MSHSGGREPSVSLSLLDATMVGIGAMIGAGIFVLTGLAVDISGPAALVAFALNGGVTTFTALSYAELASAIPRNGGGYAYVREVFSAPVAFVMGWTRWFTYMIAGSLYALGFASNFLEWGHIYGITLPGQPVLYALGAVVALVALNGLSTEASGRGETVITIVKIAILAVFVVFGLTATRVNEFDPLFTKGPLSLLPAMGLTFIAFQGYDLIATVTEEVENPQVNIPRAILLSVLVTVVVYLFVVFVAIGTLGAEELAGAGETAIAQAAEGFMPSFPIIGTGASLIAFGAVFSTISALNAVVIGSSRVAFAMGRERQLPARLGRFHHRYGTPLVAIMASAVVMLIAVVVVPIRIVGNLASLFSLLGFIIVNYALIRLRRRQPDLQRPFEVPFYPVTPILGIVCNALLGLFIDPFTWILAIGWLLFGGVVYLALSRRGDIGPSGPPEIQEPEPIQTTDTDD; from the coding sequence GTGAGTCACTCTGGCGGACGTGAGCCTTCGGTTAGCCTCAGTCTGTTGGACGCGACGATGGTCGGTATCGGCGCAATGATTGGGGCAGGAATCTTCGTTCTGACCGGCCTAGCCGTCGACATCTCTGGCCCGGCAGCACTCGTGGCGTTTGCTCTCAACGGGGGCGTCACGACGTTCACAGCGCTCTCGTACGCCGAACTAGCCTCGGCGATTCCGCGAAACGGCGGCGGGTACGCGTACGTCCGAGAAGTGTTCTCCGCACCCGTCGCCTTCGTCATGGGATGGACGCGCTGGTTCACGTACATGATTGCCGGGTCGCTCTACGCGCTCGGATTCGCCTCGAACTTTCTCGAATGGGGCCACATCTACGGCATCACGCTCCCCGGCCAACCAGTGTTGTACGCACTGGGTGCCGTCGTGGCGCTCGTCGCGCTCAACGGCCTCTCGACGGAAGCGTCGGGACGAGGCGAGACGGTCATCACCATCGTCAAAATCGCTATCCTCGCCGTGTTCGTCGTCTTCGGCCTCACGGCGACGCGAGTCAACGAGTTCGACCCGCTCTTCACGAAGGGCCCGTTGTCGCTCCTGCCCGCGATGGGCCTGACGTTCATCGCGTTTCAGGGGTACGACCTCATCGCCACCGTCACCGAGGAAGTCGAGAACCCGCAGGTGAACATCCCGCGAGCGATTCTCTTGTCAGTCCTCGTCACCGTCGTCGTCTACCTCTTCGTCGTCTTCGTCGCCATCGGAACGCTCGGTGCCGAAGAACTCGCCGGGGCGGGTGAGACGGCCATCGCACAGGCGGCGGAGGGGTTCATGCCGTCGTTCCCGATAATCGGAACTGGTGCGTCACTCATCGCCTTCGGGGCGGTGTTCTCGACGATTTCTGCGCTCAACGCAGTCGTCATCGGGTCGTCGCGGGTGGCGTTCGCGATGGGTCGTGAGCGCCAGTTGCCCGCCCGTCTCGGCCGGTTCCACCACCGGTACGGGACACCGCTCGTGGCGATTATGGCCTCTGCGGTGGTGATGCTCATCGCCGTCGTCGTGGTTCCCATCCGTATCGTCGGAAATCTCGCGAGTCTGTTCTCGCTTCTGGGGTTCATCATCGTCAACTACGCGTTGATTCGACTCCGGCGACGACAACCCGACCTCCAGCGACCTTTCGAGGTTCCGTTCTACCCGGTCACGCCGATACTCGGTATCGTCTGTAACGCGCTTCTCGGGTTGTTCATCGACCCGTTCACGTGGATACTGGCTATCGGCTGGTTGCTCTTCGGTGGTGTCGTCTACCTCGCGTTGTCGAGGCGGGGCGACATCGGCCCATCGGGTCCACCGGAGATTCAGGAACCGGAGCCAATCCAGACGACAGAC